The Desulfonatronum lacustre DSM 10312 region TTTTCGTGGCAGAATCTGGCCATGGCGGCTTGGATCATCCATTTCGGCAACTGGGACGTGCAAAGCGGTCAGGTGGGCTCCGGCAAGATTCAGCGGATTTTCATGGATGTTTCCGTGGACCTAAATGCCGGTGTACTTGTTTTTTCTGATGGGAACACCGTAGAATTGGACGGTTTTCTTTCGGTTTCCCAAGGCGGGGTTGACGAGTTCACCTGGGACAAGGAGACCGGTGACTACGTGATATACGTCGACGACCTGCAGCAGTTTTTATTCGTGGACAAGACCATGTATGACTCCATGCTCGTGCAGATGCTCCTAAACGATTCGGTCCTGTTCATCGAGGATTTTGAACTTGTATTGGACAATTCCCCCTGGGCCAGAGTCTATCGGGTGCGGTGATTGTTTGCGGCCAAACGGGTCAGGGCTTTGGTCAGGGCGCTACGCAGTGGTTCGACACTGGCCAGGATGTCCTCGTTGGGAGCCACGTCTTGAATGTCCTTGACCAGGAACAACGTGCCCAGGCAGGCTGATTCAGCGTCCAAGATCGAAATTTCCAGGCGAAGCAAGGGTGGTCTGCGCATATCTGCAGGACAATTTTCGCCGTCAAACGCCCCGTCTGCTGTACCGCCACCGTGATTTGTCCTGAGACCGCCCTTTTCAACCCCCATCTGCTCCAGGATTTTCCTCAGCTTCCTGTGCAATGCCTCCATGTCCGGTGCATTTTTCAGTTCCGGCAGCAAGTCCATCCAGCGTCGATCACTGGGTAGCCCTGTCGCCCTGAGCATGGTGTCGGCCGTTTCTGGAAAACAGCGCAGGCGCAACGTTTCCAAATAGCCAAGTTTGCCCGCGAAAATGAAGGCTCCCGCGCCTATCAGCACCAGGAGCAGGCCGCTTTGCTCATCCCGGATGTTCACCAGGACGATGGCCAGGGTGCAAAGTGTTGCTGTCAGGCCGTAGAGGACCATCACGGCTTTGGGTGTATTCAGGCCTATTCTGAGCAGCCGGTGGTGGATATGATCGCTGTCCGGCTGAAAGATTTTCCTGCCTTGGACAAGGCGGCGCAGGGCGGTCAGGAGGATATCCAGAAGGGGTAGCCCCATGGCCAGGACCGGGATGAGAATGGCCGCACCCACGTGGGTTTTGACCGAGGTGATCAGCCCGAAACCGGCGATGGCGTAGCCCAGGAAATACGTGCCGGCATCCCCCAGAAAGATCGTGGCCGGATGGAAATTGGAGCGCAGAAAGCCCAGCACCGACCCGGCCAGGGCCGCGAAAAACAGGGCCGTGAGATAATCCTCCCGCGGAATGGCCAGCACGATCATCACCAGGGACGCAAAAAAAACAATCCCCCCCACCAGCCCGTCCAGTCCGTCCATCAGGTTCAGGGCATTCATGAACAGCAGAAACCAGAACACGGTCAGGAGGTACGACGTGACCGGGTCGAAGAAGACGGCCAGGCCGAACAGGACGAACTTGTCCAGGGCGATGCCCCCGGCATAGGCCGCACTGGCCGCCAGAATCTGGACTGGGAGTTTTTTCCAGGCGTTTAGCCGGAAGAGGTCGTCATAAAGCCCTAAACCCAGGGCGATCAGCGCCCCGGCCAGCAGACCGAGCAATGATCGGTCCGGGATGATCAGTCGGGAAACATCCGTGCCCCAGAGCCAGGCGATCGTCAGCGTGATCCCCACGGCGGCAAAGATGGCCAACCCGCCGGTCCGGGGGATCACCCCGTCGTGCACCCTGCGCCCTCCCGGTGTGTCCAGGGCTCCCATGACCACCCCCAGTTTGCCCGCCAGGGGGGTCAGAATCAGTGCTAGCAGAAGAGAAAGCAGAAAAGTGGTCAGCAGGGTGGTCATGGTCTTTGTCCGATACTCCGTTCAACGGATCCGTTGAAGGACATAGAATCGAGTCGTCGCTTTCGTGTGGGCTTCGACCATTTTTATGTCTTTTCGTTTTGTCAGGTAGTCGTCGATGTCGCGATAGTCGAATCCCAGGTGCGTTGAATACTTATCCCTCTCAGGCCGAAATTGCGACAGACGTTCACCGCGCAGGAGAGCAAGCAGATACCCTCGGGGCGATGTTCCAAAACCCTGGAGTTCCCTGTGGAGGGGGCTCTTGAGGATTATCTTGGCGAGGCCGGGAAATCCGATTTCCACGGGAACAGTGATCAGTAGTCTGCCGCTGGATTTAAGGCTGTTCAGCAACGTTTGCAGCGCATGACTCAGGTTGCCGACGTGTTCCAAGGTTTCCAGGCAGGTAACAAAATCGAAACGAAGTTTGGCCGCTTGGCAGTTGAGATCAAACTTTTGAAAATTGATGCTTGGATAGGTTGTTCGTGCGGCTGCCAGGTGTTCGATAGTATGGTCAAAACCATGAGTATCCTCGGCCTTGATCA contains the following coding sequences:
- a CDS encoding MraY family glycosyltransferase, with translation MTTLLTTFLLSLLLALILTPLAGKLGVVMGALDTPGGRRVHDGVIPRTGGLAIFAAVGITLTIAWLWGTDVSRLIIPDRSLLGLLAGALIALGLGLYDDLFRLNAWKKLPVQILAASAAYAGGIALDKFVLFGLAVFFDPVTSYLLTVFWFLLFMNALNLMDGLDGLVGGIVFFASLVMIVLAIPREDYLTALFFAALAGSVLGFLRSNFHPATIFLGDAGTYFLGYAIAGFGLITSVKTHVGAAILIPVLAMGLPLLDILLTALRRLVQGRKIFQPDSDHIHHRLLRIGLNTPKAVMVLYGLTATLCTLAIVLVNIRDEQSGLLLVLIGAGAFIFAGKLGYLETLRLRCFPETADTMLRATGLPSDRRWMDLLPELKNAPDMEALHRKLRKILEQMGVEKGGLRTNHGGGTADGAFDGENCPADMRRPPLLRLEISILDAESACLGTLFLVKDIQDVAPNEDILASVEPLRSALTKALTRLAANNHRTR
- a CDS encoding class I SAM-dependent methyltransferase, with protein sequence MPLDHSLTYTDGRLRNLPHRLRLRRIARLAKKHAPSHVATYGDFGCSNGYLTSLIAAMIKAEDTHGFDHTIEHLAAARTTYPSINFQKFDLNCQAAKLRFDFVTCLETLEHVGNLSHALQTLLNSLKSSGRLLITVPVEIGFPGLAKIILKSPLHRELQGFGTSPRGYLLALLRGERLSQFRPERDKYSTHLGFDYRDIDDYLTKRKDIKMVEAHTKATTRFYVLQRIR